A genome region from Microplitis mediator isolate UGA2020A chromosome 4, iyMicMedi2.1, whole genome shotgun sequence includes the following:
- the LOC130666428 gene encoding WD repeat and HMG-box DNA-binding protein 1, whose product MPLTIKPMRYAHPEGHTDVCYFDGEKSGLITCGGDGDVRFWIDLMDDDPSAVCVAEQATACVSKNSKIYVGNDNNTVQVLTHPNLDREGIVTRFSATVSALATARKSNLIVSGACDMRIQVTNIESTDSIELNGHEAPILGLTLDPREEFVASSSADGSVKVWSIKEKKSVHSWSNVVPKCNSFFTAKAHCAPSFNAKDGSYLAYPHQKDLVLVERNSWKEITRLKCPALKGELNICKSSECGSRIAACSIVGEIVVWNVENSSVVGYVEHHQSAKITAISWHLKKTSELAFCDSLGQLGCVEVSGDDDDSVSVAAKDNHDPDDDIYNDLGLDNNDDDDDENVISLNRIKATADDDQKSVSSVSSAKPSKAVAEVNMQDPFQPGSTPVHLLSRFMVWNDVGIVRCYTSEDNEESSIEVEFHDTSVHHSMHMSNYFRHTIAALSCEALAMSCPAADGSPSKLVVIALQGWGSGNKEWTADLPEDEESLCVAAGSTFVALATTRGNLRLFMVSGIQREVLALPGPVVAMNAVGNHLVIAYHKSAGFKDQYMSLLWIQICGADLKSRTLNLPLAPGSELMWLGLSDAASPVVMDADGVIKIFNRRSNLWRVAADTDKYPKGKMDHYFIVGVSEREKLVRCILCKGSHYPATTPRPNVVEVDLKVPLCDMDSEKTRKEAAVWQIGRNPSDEATALFTLIGFVCTANAEFRVVDLCQNIADLDIIELAIKFASKTGKMALANKLQGIAEEKNRKKMAAEAGKIVDEEEDIFAGMDDIGGKDTQDDIILTPIAKPTQEIEIRPLTLSLKKRNPFLKKTNSPGVKGLDGLNSLPEKISKTPVTVKTTTGRKGLGKKEANGEKKETFVKWFEKNKPDLQAEFPELSLSDLTKTALKRYKEDSDDSQKSNGSDSDNKKRKLSSPDSDSQSKKSTGSLSSFLRDK is encoded by the exons ATGCCTTTGACAATAAAGCCAATGCGTTATGCTCATCCCGAAGGTCACACCGACGTTTGTTATTTCGATGGTGAaaa aAGTGGGTTGATAACATGCGGAGGAGACGGGGACGTGAGATTTTGGATCGATCTGATGGATGACGATCCATCGGCGGTCTGCGTAGCCGAGCAGGCGACAGCATGTGTGTCAAAAAATAGCAAAATATATGTGGGAAATGACAACAACACCGTCCAGGTGCTGACGCATCCGAACCTGGACCGCGAAGGAATCGTGACTCGTTTCTCAGCAACAGTATCAGCCCTGGCGACTGCGCGCAAAAGTAATTTGATCGTTTCCGGTGCCTGTGACATGCGGATCCAAGTGACAAACATCGAGAGCACTGACAGCATCGAGCTGAATGGTCACGAAGCTCCGATCCTAGGTCTGACATTGGATCCACGTGAAGAATTCGTCGCCTCTTCGAGTGCTGACGGATCTGTAAAAGTCTGGAgtatcaaagaaaaaaagtccGTCCACAGCTGGAGTAACGTCGTCCCTAAATGTAATTCATTTTTCACTGCAAAGGCTCACTGCGCGCCATCATTCAACGCCAAAGACGGCAGCTACCTCGCGTATCCTCATCAGAAAGACCTCGTCCTGGTTGAAAGAAACTCTTGGAAAGAAATCACCCGATTAAAATGCCCAGCACTCAAAGGTGAATTAAATATCTGCAAATCATCGGAATGCGGTAGCAGGATAGCAGCATGCTCGATCGTTGGTGAAATTGTCGTGTGGAATGTAGAAAATTCGTCGGTTGTTGGTTACGTGGAGCATCACCAGTCTGCTAAAATAACTGCGATATCTTGGCACTTGAAGAAAACTAGTGAGCTGGCGTTTTGCGACAGTCTAGGACAGCTCGGCTGCGTTGAAGTATCAGGAGACGACGACGATTCCGTTTCGGTGGCTGCTAAGGACAATCATGATCCAGACGATGACATTTACAATGATCTGGGTcttgataataatgatgatgatgatgatgagaaCGTGATATCgttaaatagaataaaagcTACGGCGGATGATGACCAGAAAAGTGTGTCAAGTGTGTCGTCAGCGAAACCATCAAAGGCAGTTGCAGAAGTAAATATGCAAGATCCATTCCAACCTGGATCAACACCCGTCCACCTTCTGTCCCGTTTCATGGTCTGGAATGACGTCGGTATCGTCAGATGTTACACCAGCGAAGACAATGAAGAATCCAGCATCGAAGTTGAGTTTCATGATACCTCTGTTCATCACAGCATGCATATGAGTAATTACTTCCGGCACACAATTGCTGCGTTGTCATGCGAAGCTCTGGCAATGAGTTGTCCTGCTGCTGATGGGAGTCCGAGCAAACTGGTGGTGATCGCGCTCCAAGGCTGGGGGTCTGGTAACAAAGAATGGACCGCTGATTTACCAGAAGATGAAGAGTCTCTTTGTGTCGCTGCTGGGAGCACTTTCGTCGCGCTGGCCACGACGCGCGGAAATCTACGTCTGTTTATGGTAAGTGGAATTCAAAGAGAAGTTCTAGCATTGCCTGGACCCGTTGTCGCGATGAATGCCGTTGGTAATCATTTAGTCATTGCGTACCACAAATCTGCTGGGTTTAAAGATCAGTACATGTCACTACTGTGGATTCAAATATGCGGAGCGGATTTAAAAAGCCGGACACTAAATCTCCCGTTGGCGCCTGGGTCAGAACTCATGTGGCTCGGGCTGTCTGATGCTGCGTCTCCAGTTGTCATGGACGCTGATGGtgtcattaaaatatttaaccgtAGGTCTAATTTGTGGCGCGTCGCTGCTGATACTGACAAGTATCCCaagggcaaaatggaccactaCTTTATTGTGGGCGTTAGCGAGCGTGAGAAATTAGTCAGATGTATTTTGTGCAAAGGCAGTCATTATCCAGCGACAACTCCTAGGCCCAATGTGGTCGAGGTTGACTTGAAAGTGCCGCTGTGCGATATGGACTCGGAAAAAACTCGCAAAGAGGCGGCTGTTTGGCAAATCGGTAGGAATCCGAGTGATGAAGCAACGGCCTTGTTTACGCTCATCGGTTTTGTTTGCACGGCAAATGCTGAGTTTCGTGTTGTTGatttatgtcaaaatatcGCTGATTTGGATATTATTGAATTGGCAATAAAGTTTGCCAGTAAAACGGGTAAAATGGCGTTAGCTAATAAATTACAGGGAATTGCggaggaaaaaaatagaaaaaaaatggctgcGGAAGCTGGGAAAATTGTTGATGAGGAGGAAGATATTTTTGCGGGTATGGATGACATAGGAGGAAAAGACACACAAGATGACATCATTCTTACACCGATAGCTAAACCTACGCAGGAAATAGAAATCAGGCCGCTGACATTGAGTTTAAAGAAACGCAAtccgtttttgaaaaaaacaaactctccGGGTGTTAAAGGGTTGGATGGATTAAATAGTCTGCcggaaaaaatttccaagacACCTGTTACTGTAAAAACTACGACTGGAAGAAAGGGATTGGGTAAAAAAGAGGCCAATGGCGAAAAGAAGGAAACTTTTGTCAAgtggtttgaaaaaaataaaccagaCTTGCAAGCCGAGTTTCCTGAATTGAGTCTCTCTGATTTAACCAAAACTGCTCTGAAAAGGTACAAAGAGGATTCTGATGACTCACAAAAATCCAATGGTAGCGACAGtgataacaaaaaaagaaaattgtcgAGTCCCGATAGTGACAGTCAGTCTAAAAAGTCAACCGGTAGTTTGTCATCTTTTTTacgtgataaataa
- the LOC130666430 gene encoding alkaline ceramidase isoform X1 encodes MWEPFEPGSSPVDWCEGNYKISPSIAEFMNTFSNVVFLLLPPILMHLFKDYGRFVNPAIHIIWFLLMVVGISSAYFHATLSLIGQLLDELAILWVYMAGLCMFFPRRYLPNIFRNNRKLFSLFIILPTLVATGLSVIHPAINAFALMCLAIPAFGFMIVELKRTKSMRVYRLGVRCGAVWILAVVCWLNDRLFCDTWMNLNFPYLHALWHLLIFIASYTATVLFAYFSVKDERPQQSPVLRYWPRNDFELGIPYVTIKCYIRIDDNTNI; translated from the exons ATGTGGGAACCTTTTGAACCAGGAAGTTCACCAGTTGATTGGTGTGAgggaaattataaaatttccccAAGTATTGCTGAGTTTATGAATACa TTCAGCAATGTCGTATTTTTGTTACTACCGCCAATTTTAATGCATTTATTCAAAGATTACGGAAGATTTGTCAACCCAGCGATACATATCATCTGGTTCTTATTGATGGTTGTTGGAATCAGCAGCGCGTATTTTCATGCAACATTGTCTTTAAtag gaCAACTATTGGATGAGTTGGCGATATTGTGGGTTTACATGGCAGGACTTTGTATGTTTTTTCCACGCAGATATTTGCCAAATATATTTCGTAATAACAGAAAATTATTCTCGTTGTTTATAATATTACCAACATTAGTAGCCACTGGTTTATCAGTAATCCATCCCGCAATAAATGCATTTGCCCTGATGTGTCTGGCTATTCCTGCATTTGGTTTTATGATTGTTGAACTCAAAAG GACTAAATCAATGCGAGTATACAGATTAGGTGTACGATGTGGGGCAGTTTGGATCCTTGCTGTCGTTTGTTGGCTCAACGATCGTCTATTTTGTGACACGtggatgaatttaaattttccgtATCTGCATGCTCTCTGgcatttgttaatttttattgcaagtTATACGGCGACTGTACTGTTTGcttatttttcagtcaaagACGAACGTCCTCAGCAATCTCCCGTACTAAGATACTGGCCGAGAAATGATTTTGAACTCGGAATTCCCTATGTTACTATTAAATGTTACATTAGAATTGACGATAATACCaatatctaa
- the LOC130666430 gene encoding alkaline ceramidase isoform X2 — protein sequence MHLFKDYGRFVNPAIHIIWFLLMVVGISSAYFHATLSLIGQLLDELAILWVYMAGLCMFFPRRYLPNIFRNNRKLFSLFIILPTLVATGLSVIHPAINAFALMCLAIPAFGFMIVELKRTKSMRVYRLGVRCGAVWILAVVCWLNDRLFCDTWMNLNFPYLHALWHLLIFIASYTATVLFAYFSVKDERPQQSPVLRYWPRNDFELGIPYVTIKCYIRIDDNTNI from the exons ATGCATTTATTCAAAGATTACGGAAGATTTGTCAACCCAGCGATACATATCATCTGGTTCTTATTGATGGTTGTTGGAATCAGCAGCGCGTATTTTCATGCAACATTGTCTTTAAtag gaCAACTATTGGATGAGTTGGCGATATTGTGGGTTTACATGGCAGGACTTTGTATGTTTTTTCCACGCAGATATTTGCCAAATATATTTCGTAATAACAGAAAATTATTCTCGTTGTTTATAATATTACCAACATTAGTAGCCACTGGTTTATCAGTAATCCATCCCGCAATAAATGCATTTGCCCTGATGTGTCTGGCTATTCCTGCATTTGGTTTTATGATTGTTGAACTCAAAAG GACTAAATCAATGCGAGTATACAGATTAGGTGTACGATGTGGGGCAGTTTGGATCCTTGCTGTCGTTTGTTGGCTCAACGATCGTCTATTTTGTGACACGtggatgaatttaaattttccgtATCTGCATGCTCTCTGgcatttgttaatttttattgcaagtTATACGGCGACTGTACTGTTTGcttatttttcagtcaaagACGAACGTCCTCAGCAATCTCCCGTACTAAGATACTGGCCGAGAAATGATTTTGAACTCGGAATTCCCTATGTTACTATTAAATGTTACATTAGAATTGACGATAATACCaatatctaa